One genomic segment of Oncorhynchus mykiss isolate Arlee chromosome 10, USDA_OmykA_1.1, whole genome shotgun sequence includes these proteins:
- the LOC110512820 gene encoding thioredoxin-like: MIIIIEDKEGFDKALEEAGDKLVVVDFTATWCGPCQSIAPFFKGLSENYQSVVFLKVDVDDAPDVASFCDIKCMPTFHFYKNQKKVEEFSGSNQAKLEELVNTHK, translated from the exons ATGATCATTATAATCGAAGATAAG gAGGGCTTCGACAAGGCCCTGGAGGAGGCAGGAGATAAGCTGGTGGTGGTGGACTTCACAGCCACGTGGTGCGGCCCCTGTCAGAGCATCGCTCCTTTCTTCAAG ggtctgTCTGAGAATTATCAGAGTGTGGTCTTCCTGAAGGTTGACGTGGACGACGCACCG gATGTGGCCAGTTTCTGTGACATCAAGTGTATGCCAACATTCCACTTCTACAAGAACCAGAAGAAG GTGGAGGAGTTCTCAGGGTCCAATCAGGCCAAACTGGAGGAGCTGGTCAACActcacaaataa